Proteins encoded by one window of Canis lupus dingo isolate Sandy chromosome 10, ASM325472v2, whole genome shotgun sequence:
- the LOC112670773 gene encoding tyrosine-protein kinase ZAP-70, whose protein sequence is MPDPAAHLPFFYGSISRAEAEEHLKLAGMADGLFLLRQCLRSLGGYVLSLVHNVRFHHFPIERQLNGTYAIAGGKAHCGPAELCEFYSRDPDGLPCNLRKPCNRPSGLEPQPGVFDCLRDAMVRDYVRQTWKLEGEALEQAIISQAPQVEKLIATTAHERMPWYHSSLTREEAERKLYSGSQTDGKFLLRPRKEQGTYALSLIYGKTVYHYLISQDKAGKYCIPEGTKFDTLWQLVEYLKLKADGLIYCLKDACPNTNASSEAAAPTLPAHPSTFTQAHRRIDTLNSDGYTPEPARLASSEKAQSMPMDTSVYESPYSDPEELKDKKLFLKRENLLMADIELGCGNFGSVRQGVYRMRKKQIDVAIKVLKHSTEKTDKDEMMREAQIMHQLDNPYIVRLIGVCQAEALMLVMEMAGGGPLHKFLLGKKEEIPISNVAELLHQVSMGMKYLEEKNFVHRDLAARNVLLVNRHYAKISDFGLSKALGADDSYYTARSAGKWPLKWYAPECFNFRKFSSRSDVWSYGVTMWEAFSYGQKPYKKMKGPEVIAFIEQGKRMECPLECPPEMYTLMKDCWIYKWEDRPDFQAVEQRMRAYYYSVASKAEDLPGCGKGVEASSV, encoded by the exons atgCCGGACCCCGCGGCGCACCTGCCCTTCTTCTACGGCAGCATCTCGCGCGCCGAGGCCGAGGAGCACCTGAAGCTGGCGGGCATGGCCGACGGGCTCTTCCTGCTGCGCCAGTGCCTGCGCTCGCTGGGCGGCTACGTGCTCTCCCTCGTGCACAACGTGCGCTTCCACCACTTCCCCATCGAGCGCCAGCTCAACGGCACCTACGCCATCGCCGGCGGCAAGGCGCACTGCGGCCCCGCCGAGCTCTGCGAGTTCTACTCGCGCGACCCCGACGGGCTGCCCTGCAACCTGCGCAAGCCGTGCAACCGGCCGTCCGGGCTCGAGCCGCAGCCCGGGGTCTTCGACTGCCTGCGCGACGCCATGGTGCGCGACTACGTGCGCCAGACGTGGAAGCTGGAG GGCGAGGCCCTGGAGCAGGCCATCATCAGCCAGGCTCCCCAGGTGGAGAAGCTCATTGCCACGACAGCTCATGAGCGGATGCCCTGGTACCACAGCAGCCTGACACGCGAGGAGGCAGAGCGCAAACTCTATTCGGGCTCGCAGACCGACGGCAAGTTCCT GTTGAGGCCCCGGAAGGAGCAGGGCACGTATGCACTGTCCCTGATCTATGGGAAAACAGTGTACCACTACCTCATCAGCCAGGACAAGGCAGGCAAATACTGTATTCCTGAGGGGACCAAGTTTGACACGCTCTGGCAG CTGGTAGAGTACCTGAAGCTAAAGGCAGATGGGCTCATCTACTGCCTGAAGGACGCTTGCCCCAACACCAACGCCAGCTCAG aGGCTGCTGCTCCCACACTTCCAGCCCACCCATCCACGTTCACCCAA GCTCACAGGCGGATTGACACCCTCAACTCAGATGGATACACCCCTGAACCAG CACGCCTAGCATCCTCAGAGAAAGCACAGTCAATGCCCATGGACACAAGTGTGTATGAGAGCCCCTACAGCGATCCTGAGGAGCTCAAGGACAAGAAGCTCTTCCTGAAGCGTGAGAACCTCCTCATGGCTGACATAGAACTCGGCTGTGGCAACTTTGGCTCAGTACGCCAGGGCGTCTACCGCATGCGCAA GAAGCAGATTGATGTGGCCATCAAGGTGCTGAAGCATAGCACGGAGAAGACAGACAAGGATGAGATGATGCGTGAGGCACAGATCATGCACCAGCTGGACAACCCCTACATTGTGCGGCTCATCGGTGTCTGCCAGGCCGAGGCCCTCATGCTCGTCATGGAGATGGCGGGCGGTGGGCCCCTGCACAAGTTCCTGCTTGGGAAGAA GGAGGAGATCCCTATCAGCAATGTGGCAGAGCTGCTGCACCAGGTGTCCATGGGGATGAAGTACCTGGAGGAGAAAAACTTTGTGCACCGTGACCTGGCGGCCCGCAATGTCCTGCTAGTCAACCGGCACTACGCCAAGATCAGTGACTTTGGTCTCTCCAAGGCACTGGGTGCCGACGACAGCTATTACACT GCCCGCTCAGCGGGGAAGTGGCCACTCAAGTGGTATGCGCCCGAGTGCTTCAACTTCCGCAAGTTCTCCAGCCGCAGTGATGTCTGGAGCTACGGGGTCACCATGTGGGAGGCCTTCTCCTATGGCCAGAAGCCCTAcaag AAGATGAAGGGCCCTGAGGTCATAGCCTTCATTGAGCAGGGCAAGAGGATGGAGTGCCCCCTAGAGTGTCCACCTGAAATGTACACACTCATGAAGGACTGTTGGATCTACAA